DNA sequence from the Schistocerca americana isolate TAMUIC-IGC-003095 chromosome 2, iqSchAmer2.1, whole genome shotgun sequence genome:
TCTTGACTACTACACCACACTGTTCTCATTAAAATAAGTTATGGTACATAATAATACAAACAATACGTTTTTATGACTTCATtgcaaagtataaaacacaaacttattacataaaaataaattatataattACACAAAGATAAGTGAACAGTTATGTGAGACAATTAGCCTAAAATGTACGTTAGTCTGACTTCACCTTTACAATTAAAGgcaaaaattttaatatattaagACGGATGAAATGGCTAATACATTTGGCAAACTAAGAGCTACTCTAAAAGAAAActaatctttaatttttaaaatattgaccGTGTAATTGGTCTTCGATGATTGATTTTCATATTCTGGTAATTTTGTCCCGAATGTCCTCTTTAGGAGGCCACGAAGACATTATGGAGCGAGGGTATTGATTTTAATAGACATGTCTTCATGCGACCTGCTCTTAGCCTCATAACAATTATAGTTTCTTTTCTCGTCAGCGCCGAGTTGAGGGATCAACGCTGATGCGGAATCTATTTCTGAATCGGCCAATAACATGTGCCTTTGACGTTACAGTCCACTACTATGATCAGTCGTTACTCTTGGTTACTGAGTGTGCTGTGAAAAAGTCTGTTTCGTGGGGGTATCTCGACGGGAGGAATGTGTTAGACCATTTTCGCCAGCATGTCTGTACGGTCGTTGCCCGTAATACCGTTAGGTCCCGGTATCCATTACAGATGAAACACGTGATGCAATATATTGCCCAGTTGAGACTTGTCGGTATATCGTGTGTCAGGGAATTTACGTCTTGAAGAATTAATTTTCTCTGTAGCGGATTATACGCTGATTTGAAGCATCCTGGCGGGTGAAAATTGCGTACCGATCCTTGAGACGAAACAGCGAGCTCTGCCTTTCGTTGACAAGTGCTCTACAGACTtgcttcagtaaataaaataaataaataaagaaaatccaTTTGCAAGCGGAATGATCGTCTCGTTACGCTGTCATTCTCGTCATGACTGCCTCGTAATGTCCCTTTTTGCATCcttgagaaaaaaaaactgtagaatAATACTTATGAACTTCCTTTGCCAtgtaaattcaaattcctgttttcgtCAATGCTAGTAAGACGATCGTTGTTCTTTAGGTGTCCGATGAAATCCTAACACTCACTTCACCAATGTCGTTAGCTTTAGAAGAGTCGTTTCACTTCGTCCAGATGTGTCCGTTTACGATAATGCAATGTTTAAGTAGTTTTGAAAGCGAATCGTTTATCTGCCGTGTTTCTGCAACTTACGAAGCTCTCCACGTATGTAGAATAAGAGGTCCTTCAGAGTGGGTGATCTGTAAGTCCTAtagagtggttcaaaaatggttcaaatggttctgagcactatgggactcaactgctgaggtcattagtcccctagaacttagaactagttaaacctaactaacctaaggacatcataaacatccatgcccgaggcaggattcgaacctgcgaccgtagcggtcttgcggttccagactgtagcgcctttaaccgcacggccacttcggccggctcctataGAGTGGGAGATTTgtttgctgtgaggaagaaacaaatTGAGCCATGCAAGAACGACTCACGACACCCCCCACAGGTTTACatttgccagtacctcatctcctaccttaaaaacttcacagaagttccttACAAGACCAGcatacctggaagaaaggatactgtggagaaatTTCTTAGCCACTGTCTGGGGGTTTGTTATCCAGAAAATATTGGAGCAACTACCAACTACCcgcctaaaatccaggaaacctatatgggaagacgaagtcctcaaattcccagaaaCGTACGACATAGCAAGGGAATGGAAGCAATACTCgtcgctgaataatcaccatcctctcatcactgattttgatccttcgacaccggtggaaggaatgcaaatgGCCAGAAGAACTTGGTTcagacttaatcgtgtgaggactAACCACGGCAGGTCTAAGGCCATTCTCCtcaaatggaaactcactgatgaaccacgatgcgactgtggtgcagaagaacaaacaatccctcacctgatcttcgaatgtcctgcgaggaggtttgaaggagaatggagggatatcatgaatgctactccacgtgctgttcagtgggtgacctgcttagatgtggGCTTCTAATtagctgcagtggctgtctccctaatctttcgcatattgttgtttgcaatcaatcatttaataatatatttgtaattcttttattatattaattaatagtatgtgtgcaattttactctgtagatgccatacgctaaataaaataaaatccagaaagaattttcacactgcagaggcgtatgtgctgatttgaaacttcctgacacaccAAAAGTGGATAAAGACATGCACCTGAAACCCTTGCCTTTCGCAGTTTTTCTTTCGGCTGCCCTCATAAGAAACTGTAAGGCACTCGTCAAGTCCGTAGATATTAGAATTTTTTCGACTACTGCCCTCTGGTGCTCCTGTACTACTCTTGTTTCCTGGACGCTGTGGCTTTGACGGTAATCTTGAAAACGAAACATTTACAACTACACACATATCAAAACGCGAACACCGGATTCGAAAGGGAATCAGGTACTCGTCTACGAATGTCTTTTGcctagaagaggaagaggaagaggagactacataCTTGAAATGACTCCAACGGTGATGTACGCGTTCTTTACCACCTGATGGCAATTTGAACAAGGCAACGGTTCAGATTAGGTCACTGGAGGCAGGTAGCCACACGACACCGCCGCTCGCTTTTGGACTTGAGTTACGAGCGTCCTTCGCCGGCGGCGGCGGGCCCAAAGCGTGGTTCCTGGCTCTCGTGTACCGGCAGCCGCGCCCCTCTGGGACGGGGCCCGCCGCTGCCGCAGTGGGCGGGACACCGGAGACCGCTCGCAGATCCAGTTGCCCCGTAGCCGGTGGGTTGCGCCAAGTGGTCAAGCCGGGGCGGGTTGGCGAGCAGGCCGCGGCCGGTCTGACTGCGAGGTCGCGCCCCTATAAAAGACGCCGCCGCCGACTCGGACGGCACACTCAGCGCAGCTCACCCACAGCAGCAGCAGTTCACAGCATGGCCTGCAAGGTGAGTGCCGACGCCTTCCTCCTTTCGAGGTACAGAACAGCGGTGTCGTATGAGCCAGGCGCCGAGAGTCCATTAGCGGTTTAATGAGTTTCAGTTTACCATAGAAAGTATCATATGAAGAAAAATTTATCTTTCTCACTGTTCATGTGGAAAGTGCCCAGTAGTGTAGCTAGATTGTCATTCTAGAGCATTGCCACTTTTGCTGTAATAAGATGTTGGTAAGTTTTCAGCTCTAACGGTACAGATACAGTAGGGTCAGACACAGGGAAGGACGAACGTTGAAAGTAGTTTCCTACCTGTAGCCTTGTGTACTGGAACAGCGGTTGTCCGTGTTTTGCAGCTCATCGTCTTCGTCGCCGCCCTGGCGGTAGCCCGCGCCGGCTACCTGGGAGCTCCCGCCGTCTACGCCCCAGGCGCACCTCTGGCAGCGCGTGCGTACGCCGCCCCTGCCTACGCCGCTCCTGCCTacgccgccgcccccgcctacgCCGCCTACGCTGCCCCCGCCCTCCGTGCCGCTCCCGTGGCCGTCGCCGCCCCCGCCATCGCTAGAGTCGCCGcccccgtcgccgtcgccgcctcgGCCTTGAGGGCCGCCCCCGTTGCCgtcgccgctgccgcccccgccgccgtcgCTGCCGAGTACGACCCCCACCCCCAGTACAGCTACGGATACAGCGTGCAGGACGCCCTCACCGGTGACTCCAAGAGCCAGCACGAGACTCGTGACGGCGACGTCGTCCAGGGCAGCTACAGCGTGGCCGAGCCCGACGGTTCCATCCGCACCGTCGACTACACTGCCGACCCCGTGAACGGCTTCAACGCCGTCGTGCACAAGGAAGCCGGTGCTCACCCCGTCGCCCCCGCCCCCGTGGCCGTCGCCGCCCCCGCTCCCGTGGCCGTCGCCGCCCCCGCCGTTGCCCGCGTCGCCGCCCCCGTAGCCTACGCCGCCCCCATCGCTAGGGCTGCCTACGCCGCCCCCATTGCCAGGGCTGCTTACGCCGCCCCCATCGCCAGggccgcctacgccgcccccgctctGGCCTACGGAGCCGGTCTGGGCTACGGCTACGCCGCCCCCATCGCTAGGGCCGCTTACGCTGCCCCCACCCTCGCCTACGGCAAGGCCCTCATCCACTAAGTCACTTCCTCTCATCTAACAGACTCCGCTCGTCATGCTGTCACTGCCGCTCTACAAACACGATTCAACATTACAAATGCTGCACTCTGTATATAAAATGCAACAATAAATCCATTTCACTACATAATCCTGATGTCTTTATTCGTTTTACTATTTCCTTTCCAACAGCAAACAAGGACATACTCGGTAATAATACTTTATTGGACACGTCATGTTACATCTTTCTCTTTTCACTGAAAAAATTTTCAGGACCTGGTATATGTCCGTCATCCACTCTATCAGACTGCTCCTATCGAATACAACTATGATGGAATACTCCTTAAAAAACAAGGTAAATGAAGGAAATATCGAGATGAAGTTGAACATAATTCGGTAAAACATTAATATCCTTATGTTCAAACAGAATGCTTCTTTTCGTGTTAAATTTCTTAACTTTAGTATCATGATTTGGTGAACTTAAATGTATATGACAACTTCCCTCTAAAGTTTAAAAGTTATATTTGTAATACACGGTTTCTTGCAGCCATAGTCGCAACGTTCCAGGTACCAGAATTTCTTCATTCTATTTTACCATTGTTCTCTCTGcaactgatactggcaagatgtcaTGTAGGAGTAAAATAAATATGTTCCGGTAGACATGAACTGTAATGCTGGCCGCAGTTCCACATCACTGTCATTCGATGAAGAATGGAGGGCCGCATAGCCACTAGTTATGACACAGCGGTATTCAACACATATATTTAATGCTTATGCTTCAACAGTCATTTCTCTTTCATTTATGATTATTCACTTCCACGACTATCATTAGATGTTTGCTGTATACGTGTTAATTCTTAACGTCCATCTAGCGACAATACGATTTTAGGACTGAATAAGCTGACAGTGAAATTTCTATTCGTACAGAAGTCAATACTTTTTTGTGAAGTAATGACATTATTGGAGAACCGTGGCTGTTTTCTGGTAAAGAATGTTTTCAGCATATAGCAGCCACTACTCACAATTCATAAAAGAACCGTTACATACTCATCATCAGCCGATATGCATGCTTTTATCAAAATAAATGTCCGCctacttagctgagtggttacgCGCTTGCCTCCTATGCAGCGGGCCCGGAttctattcccggccgggttggagattttctccgctcgtggactgggtactgtgtcttaatctaacttaatctaactaagttacactaaggacagcacacacacccatgcccgagggctgactggaacctccgacggggtggggccgcgcaatccgtgacaaggcgccatcaACAGCGCTGCTACCCCCGCGGCAATATCAGGATACTACCGTCATTAAGCGTGCTGTGGATGAATTAAATATCAGCATCTTATACGGTCTTCAAAGCCTTCTCACATGTATATTGATGAGAATTGGATCGTCGTAATAGGCAGATATGTCTATCAAAAACGTCACATACATCGGGGTTTAACACGTTAATGGTAAAAACTACGGAAACGATAATTTGTATCTATCAtgctttgttttctgttgttttaGGTGACACAAAATGGGTTATTGATATTTGAACCTGCTACGGCAAAGTACAGTGATTCAGTTCCTTTGGAGACACAGTAAACTGCTACTGGtctgtgataacaaaacacaatcgaAATAAGGTGCTTCGATAGCGACAGAAGTTTTCGCGCTGCGATTGGAACATACAGAACTAACTACATCTCGACAGATCGTCAATCTGTTAATACAAATCAGTTGCAGGTGGTGCAAAATGACATATTCATCTCCACATCTCAGGTAACGGAGCACATGCAAGTGATGAACAAAACCACGGAAACACcaagtcacatctacatctacaaggttactctgcaattcatacgtaagtgcctggcagaggtttcacctCCACGGTAATTTcctgttattccagtctcgaacagcacgcggaaaaaacgaacacctatatttttaagtgcgagctctgatttcccttattttattatgatgattgtctcTTTCCATGTAggtggtgtcaacaaaatgttttctcattAGAAGGAGAATGTTTCtggttgaaatttcctgagaaatcCCGCAGCAATGAGaagcgcctttgttttgatgatatcCCCCAAATGCTTttatcgttgcggcaggatcttctcacaaaatttcaatcaaaaATCATGTGTCATGTTTCacgtccgtgacattctctcccctatttctcgataagacaaaacgtgctgtccttcttcgaacattatcgatgtactccgtcaattttatgtgctaaggatcccacacgatgcagcagtactccaaaagaggacagacaagcttagtgtaggcagtctctttagaagacctaTCGCATCCTCTAAGTTTTTTGccaatataacgcagtctttggttcacctttcccacaaaattttctgtgttcttccaaatttatgttgttcgtaattgtaattcctaggtatttagttgaatttacggcctttatatttgattgatttatcgtgtaaccgaagtttaacggatttcatttagcactcatgtgaatgacctcacatttttcattatttagagtcaatgcaaatttgcaccatacagatatcttatctaaatcgttttgcaattggttttgatcttctgatgactttactagacgataaatggcaGAATCATCTGCGAACTACCTATGACAGCTGCTCAGAGTGTCTTctacatcgtttatatagacaaggaacaacagaaggcctataacactactttggggaacgtcagacctcaattctgttttactcgatgacttttcgtcaactactactaactgtgacctctctgacaggaaa
Encoded proteins:
- the LOC124594921 gene encoding cuticle protein 21-like, whose protein sequence is MACKLIVFVAALAVARAGYLGAPAVYAPGAPLAARAYAAPAYAAPAYAAAPAYAAYAAPALRAAPVAVAAPAIARVAAPVAVAASALRAAPVAVAAAAPAAVAAEYDPHPQYSYGYSVQDALTGDSKSQHETRDGDVVQGSYSVAEPDGSIRTVDYTADPVNGFNAVVHKEAGAHPVAPAPVAVAAPAPVAVAAPAVARVAAPVAYAAPIARAAYAAPIARAAYAAPIARAAYAAPALAYGAGLGYGYAAPIARAAYAAPTLAYGKALIH